Proteins encoded in a region of the Desulfobotulus mexicanus genome:
- a CDS encoding acetate--CoA ligase family protein, whose product MEKMFNPESIAILGLSAKEGNIPRLILDNLLRWGYKGRIFGVHPDGSEFQVSGISMYQNVEELPIVPDLAVLLIPARYVPDMVEACGRFGIRRLALLSGGFNELGEEGERLASTALAHAKNYGIRFIGPNCLALANTANGMCLPFVPIHKPPVGGFSMISQSGGLGIFQWNHLRNENVGLAKFASIGNKLDISEIEVLEYLGKDPATRVIGMYLESVADGRALVEAARNIDKPILIYKASVTQAGQQAAMSHTAALASDETVMDSAFKDAGIIRLHNFDDFINVIKAFEFPPLRGNRLMVMSPIGGGCVMMADNCEKNGFVMADPGKAFYEDMQKRGNAGIIQFTNPLDLGDVYDMKHYAPIFHGVMHSDGVDGAVYLNQWPDMPKTDERDVFTKLFHTDVSREVIGAVRSSGKPLGAVLWGSSPTLDKIKRHLGYPLFNTPEGMIYGLAMQRDFYAKRLALEAEGSLPTAVCSDEVNKMLEKYEGDIGEDFLEVLNSHGIAVPENRMALSEDEAAAAAEAMGYPVVLKLVSPDALHKSDVGGVKVGLPDGAAVARAFGEIRDSLKKHLPHARFEGVRVVAMADEGHDMFVGASQDSSFGPVVFFGYGGVFVEVFKDVDNLICPTTAEKVEERLSLLKSHALLQGARGGLKVNTLDFCQLVAKVSTLVAAHPEISELDLNPVRIFKDGSVMALDVRARIER is encoded by the coding sequence ATGGAAAAAATGTTCAACCCGGAATCCATCGCAATTTTAGGTCTTTCTGCCAAAGAGGGAAACATCCCCCGGCTGATCCTCGATAATCTTCTGCGCTGGGGCTATAAGGGTCGTATTTTTGGTGTGCATCCCGATGGCAGTGAATTTCAGGTGTCGGGCATTTCCATGTATCAGAATGTGGAAGAGCTGCCCATAGTACCGGATCTGGCCGTTCTTCTCATCCCTGCCCGTTATGTACCGGATATGGTGGAAGCCTGCGGTCGTTTCGGTATCCGCCGTCTGGCTCTCCTTTCCGGTGGCTTCAACGAGCTGGGCGAAGAAGGTGAACGCCTTGCATCCACAGCCCTTGCCCATGCAAAAAACTACGGCATTCGCTTTATCGGACCCAACTGCCTTGCTCTGGCGAATACAGCAAACGGCATGTGCCTGCCCTTTGTTCCCATACACAAACCGCCTGTGGGTGGGTTTTCCATGATTTCCCAGAGTGGCGGCCTTGGAATCTTCCAGTGGAACCATCTGCGCAACGAGAATGTGGGGCTGGCCAAGTTTGCCAGTATTGGCAATAAGCTGGATATATCTGAGATTGAGGTTCTCGAATACCTTGGAAAGGATCCCGCTACCCGTGTCATCGGCATGTATCTGGAATCCGTAGCCGATGGCAGGGCACTTGTTGAGGCTGCCAGAAATATTGATAAACCCATCCTTATTTATAAGGCCAGTGTCACCCAGGCGGGTCAGCAGGCCGCCATGAGCCATACCGCAGCCCTTGCTTCGGATGAAACCGTCATGGACTCAGCCTTTAAAGATGCAGGGATCATCCGGCTTCACAATTTTGATGACTTCATCAATGTCATCAAAGCCTTTGAATTTCCACCCCTCAGGGGGAACCGCCTGATGGTCATGAGTCCCATCGGTGGTGGCTGCGTGATGATGGCGGATAACTGCGAAAAAAACGGTTTTGTAATGGCTGATCCGGGCAAGGCCTTTTATGAGGATATGCAGAAAAGGGGCAATGCAGGTATCATTCAGTTCACAAACCCACTGGACCTTGGGGATGTCTATGACATGAAGCATTATGCCCCGATTTTCCATGGGGTCATGCACAGCGATGGTGTGGACGGGGCCGTGTATCTCAACCAGTGGCCGGACATGCCCAAAACCGATGAAAGGGATGTTTTTACAAAACTTTTCCATACGGATGTTTCACGGGAAGTAATTGGAGCCGTGCGCTCATCGGGCAAACCTCTGGGGGCCGTTCTCTGGGGCAGCTCACCTACCTTAGACAAAATCAAACGTCACTTGGGCTACCCCCTCTTCAATACACCGGAGGGCATGATTTATGGTCTTGCCATGCAACGGGATTTTTATGCAAAAAGACTTGCCCTTGAAGCAGAAGGAAGTCTGCCGACCGCAGTATGTTCGGATGAAGTAAACAAAATGCTTGAAAAATATGAAGGGGATATAGGAGAGGATTTTCTGGAAGTGCTTAATTCCCACGGAATTGCTGTCCCGGAAAACCGCATGGCCCTGTCCGAAGATGAAGCTGCAGCTGCAGCAGAAGCCATGGGCTATCCTGTGGTTCTGAAACTTGTAAGCCCCGATGCTCTGCACAAGTCCGATGTGGGAGGTGTAAAGGTGGGCCTGCCCGATGGCGCAGCCGTTGCCAGAGCCTTTGGAGAAATCCGGGATTCTTTGAAAAAACATCTGCCCCATGCCCGCTTTGAAGGTGTGCGCGTGGTGGCCATGGCCGATGAAGGCCATGACATGTTTGTGGGTGCCAGCCAGGATTCATCCTTCGGTCCGGTGGTATTTTTTGGTTATGGCGGAGTATTTGTGGAAGTTTTCAAGGATGTGGACAATCTTATCTGCCCCACCACGGCGGAGAAGGTGGAAGAAAGACTTTCTTTACTGAAATCCCATGCCCTTCTTCAGGGAGCAAGGGGCGGCCTGAAGGTGAATACCCTTGATTTTTGCCAGCTGGTTGCAAAGGTATCCACCCTTGTGGCAGCCCACCCGGAAATTTCTGAGCTGGACCTGAACCCTGTACGGATATTCAAAGATGGCAGCGTAATGGCTCTGGATGTCCGGGCACGGATTGAGCGCTGA
- a CDS encoding GntP family permease, translating to MLGILVILVALGLLIYLAYRGVSLLILTPVLATFAVVASLEGRVLASYTQIFMGSTADFIALYFPVFLLGAVFGKLMEDSGSAEALANGIIARLGTARAILAVVISCAVMTYGGVSLFVVAFAVYPIAAALFRQADIPKKLIPASIALGAFTFTMTALPGTPAIQNAIPMPYFGTSPFAAPGLGVITAMVMFTLGMLWLQHRARQMADEGYGEHEDKDFVPDKDLRERSACEGFDLMELPAEEKSKDKPSFTIAALPLVLVIAVNLIFTFILIPLMDTTYLSQPLYGDTSIEKVRGIWSVIAALVISLVLLIALNWKRLPSLKQSLDNGANASLLPIFNTASLVGFGSVIASLGAFLLIRDGVVGIGGENPLISLAIGVNILAGMTGSASGGMSIALATLGDTYLQMAQAYDISPELLHRVTAVATGGLDTLPHNGAVITLLAITGLTHKQAYFDLAITAMFIPFISLIVLITLGTVFGSF from the coding sequence ATGCTGGGAATTCTGGTTATTCTTGTTGCGCTGGGTCTTCTGATCTATCTGGCTTACCGGGGGGTCAGCCTTCTGATTCTGACACCGGTACTGGCAACCTTTGCCGTGGTGGCCAGTCTTGAAGGGCGTGTGCTGGCAAGTTATACGCAGATTTTCATGGGATCAACGGCGGATTTCATCGCTTTGTATTTTCCTGTTTTTCTGCTGGGTGCGGTTTTTGGAAAACTGATGGAGGATTCCGGCAGTGCCGAAGCCCTGGCTAACGGTATCATCGCCAGGCTGGGAACGGCCCGGGCCATTCTTGCCGTGGTAATATCCTGTGCGGTGATGACCTATGGAGGCGTGTCCCTTTTTGTTGTGGCCTTTGCAGTATATCCCATTGCAGCGGCCCTGTTCCGGCAGGCGGATATTCCCAAAAAACTCATACCCGCCAGCATTGCCTTAGGTGCATTCACCTTTACCATGACAGCCCTGCCGGGAACACCGGCCATACAGAATGCCATACCAATGCCCTACTTTGGTACATCACCCTTTGCAGCCCCCGGTCTGGGTGTGATTACAGCCATGGTGATGTTTACCTTAGGTATGCTCTGGCTGCAGCACAGGGCCAGACAGATGGCGGATGAGGGTTACGGGGAGCATGAAGACAAAGATTTTGTTCCGGACAAGGACCTTCGGGAAAGATCCGCATGCGAGGGCTTTGACCTCATGGAGTTGCCCGCAGAGGAGAAATCAAAGGACAAGCCTTCCTTTACCATTGCTGCCCTGCCACTGGTTCTTGTTATTGCCGTGAACCTGATTTTTACCTTCATACTGATTCCCCTTATGGATACGACCTACTTGTCTCAGCCCCTTTATGGAGACACAAGCATAGAAAAGGTAAGGGGGATATGGTCTGTTATTGCGGCACTGGTGATCTCTCTTGTTCTGCTGATTGCCCTTAACTGGAAGCGGCTGCCTTCTCTGAAACAGTCTTTGGATAACGGAGCCAATGCATCCCTTTTACCCATTTTCAATACGGCAAGCCTTGTGGGTTTTGGCTCGGTCATTGCCTCTCTGGGGGCTTTTCTCTTGATCAGGGACGGGGTTGTGGGGATTGGCGGGGAGAATCCTCTGATATCCCTTGCAATTGGTGTAAATATCCTTGCGGGTATGACGGGTTCTGCTTCCGGCGGGATGAGCATTGCCCTTGCCACCCTGGGAGACACCTACCTGCAGATGGCCCAGGCCTATGATATAAGTCCTGAGCTTTTGCATCGTGTTACAGCCGTGGCCACAGGCGGTCTGGATACCTTGCCCCATAACGGTGCAGTTATAACGCTGCTGGCCATTACGGGGCTGACCCATAAACAGGCCTATTTTGATCTGGCCATAACCGCCATGTTTATTCCTTTTATTTCACTGATTGTCCTGATTACTCTGGGAACGGTTTTTGGCAGCTTTTAG
- a CDS encoding patatin-like phospholipase family protein — MGSVTNKKVVDLALQGGGAHGALTWGVLDRILEDERIEIATLSGTSAGAMNAVVVAAGMDCGGREGARENLEKFWKAVSDGAMNSPIQRSIWDRLTDNYSMDRSPSYLFFEQLSRQFSPYELNPMNINPLRDLVSSIVDFDCVNHCTEIKVFVTATNVRTGRGKVFTQPELSVDTVMASACLPLLFQAVEINGEAYWDGGYIGNPALHPLVEDKATRDLIVVQINPMVREGIPKTSREIINRINEITFNSSLIKELRAIELLHQIIESGKLESESYRDVLVHIIHADEDLKGLEASSKMNAEWPYLLYLKERGRSWASRFLENHYDDLGVRSSFDLKTLFTDTFRPPEVDETPVSKKKGR; from the coding sequence ATGGGATCAGTTACAAATAAAAAGGTTGTGGATCTGGCACTTCAGGGAGGCGGGGCCCACGGAGCTTTGACCTGGGGAGTACTGGATCGTATTCTGGAAGATGAAAGAATAGAAATTGCCACCCTCAGCGGCACCAGTGCCGGAGCCATGAATGCCGTGGTGGTTGCCGCAGGTATGGACTGCGGTGGACGGGAGGGTGCCCGTGAAAACCTTGAAAAATTCTGGAAAGCAGTGAGTGATGGGGCTATGAACTCTCCCATCCAGCGCAGCATCTGGGACAGGCTTACGGACAATTATTCCATGGACAGGTCGCCCAGCTATCTTTTTTTTGAGCAGCTTAGCCGGCAGTTCTCACCCTATGAGCTGAATCCCATGAACATTAATCCCCTGCGGGATCTGGTCAGTTCCATTGTGGATTTTGACTGTGTGAACCACTGCACGGAGATCAAGGTTTTTGTTACGGCCACCAATGTGAGGACTGGCAGGGGTAAAGTCTTTACCCAGCCTGAACTTAGCGTGGATACGGTCATGGCTTCGGCCTGCCTGCCCTTGTTGTTTCAGGCGGTGGAAATAAATGGTGAAGCCTACTGGGACGGAGGCTACATCGGGAATCCGGCCCTGCATCCTTTGGTGGAAGACAAAGCCACAAGGGATCTTATTGTGGTACAGATTAACCCAATGGTCAGGGAAGGCATTCCGAAAACCAGCCGTGAAATAATCAACCGCATCAACGAAATCACCTTTAACTCCAGCCTGATCAAGGAACTCAGGGCCATTGAGCTTCTGCATCAGATCATTGAATCTGGAAAGCTTGAGTCCGAAAGTTACAGGGATGTTCTGGTTCACATCATCCATGCAGATGAAGATCTCAAGGGACTGGAAGCCTCCAGCAAAATGAATGCGGAATGGCCCTATCTGCTTTATCTGAAAGAGAGGGGAAGGAGCTGGGCCAGTCGTTTCCTTGAAAATCATTATGATGATCTGGGAGTTCGTTCCTCCTTTGACCTCAAAACCCTTTTCACGGATACCTTCAGACCGCCGGAAGTGGACGAAACCCCTGTTTCAAAAAAGAAAGGAAGATAG
- a CDS encoding diguanylate cyclase domain-containing protein, whose translation MIINHYGIRATLHESSRSTVYRAIDVRTGQNCIIKHLRSHHPEDVVRYMHEHNTGMHLALHGVYGGCRLEKHENTIMLVFDDMGGRSLDHHILQGNTGLREGLFLAIGITEALERVHKAQVIHKDINPSHIVWNPENGLVEIIGFSNTTILPSEEPRFHHTEGLGGSLAYISPEQTGRMNRDVDYRTDYYALGVTLYQLFSSTLPFTGKDPLELIHCHIARQPPELHYRKPGIPVNLSRIVMKLLAKNPEDRYQSIPGLRSDLEICLEQVRKGYEEFFEIGQKDGMERFQISQRLYGRKREVDTLVQSFEQASQGGNCSVFIGGYSGCGKTTLVKEMYKPITQSWGYFIRGKFDQLHSSIPYSGIVQAFSGLIRQYLGMGKEAQEARRNRLIRAMGSFGQIMVDRLPDLEDIIGPQPPVPEVGMAEASNRFHLVFKKFLMACCEPARPLTLFLDDLQWAEPSSLSLIEQIAADDDIQDFFLIGAYRDNEVNKAHPLEKTMENILKKNPLARKILLGPLGTEDIRQMVADTLHRPAESLISLTDLISDKTGGNPFFVNQFLKTLHEEKKLSYNDQEQAWDWDIEGIRNMGITGNVVDLMVSRIEKLPPPTRNLLSRAACIGNTFTLDLLAIITQSTRVQTFKYLLPAALMGLIQPLSQPEPAPDDADAPPMVNHHRFLHDRVQEAAYGLIPEEAKAVTHLETGRLMQSSDPELKSLNLFDVTRHLNAGIPLIEDAAERLRLCQLNLKAAHKAKAVNAIDAAALHASAGLSLLPEKAHENHTSLWLELMLIQSDCHVFQGYFEKARILFDQMLDHTKDEMDRCRVHERQLQVYISSNLMEEALTLTTGVLSRWGIVLKTDPSHEDREILNKAFRELMQGCSIEEILDIPTIDNPRMEAALRLLMNTLPAAYQTRSRRPWCMICLMTAMMNIGLKYGHSDISAYAYSAYIYCITDQHRYEEAWRFGRMALDLNDIIKNPTIRGKLLIYFSCYAQFWREPFSSCEPLWEKSYHAALESGDLIHVAFLFMNKIPLRLAQSPPLPELYGEARTAVEITEKTNYLLVQYIVEMNFNLISNLMGRTGNPESFDTERLTEKKYLDFMERENNSMGMAYYHAARLISASYFNRWQEAIHHGEAFEKVMLSVPGMMIMAEHGFYFALAIAAEFKNIPKNQQTYYADKFALYAENNHIWSDNCPENFLCRHLLLQAEKARLAGDTDAAHGLYKKAAEDARNNGFLNIEALCNEAAARFWLEKDFIKYAAIHIKDAMLGYQLWGADAKVLELRRHFPHMDQNRFPGDPASKPSLNTDLIPDTRLLDLDAILRATRAISGEIVLDRLLQTLMTTMLESAGAESALLLTPKAGGGFRIEAHAHTRWKEGSYASLVTLTPDKNTLSSYPLSLAQYVAQSGHHISLDNARMDHDFSSDAYILTQQPLSVFCLPIIRQSKLLGVLYLENNLTSGAFHEKHISLLTTLCSQAAISIENAKLYEQVQEYSKTLEERVAERTEKLEELNRRLRDLAHQDGLTGVGNRRHCDVCLEQAWTSMKRQKKPLSIIMCDVDFFKNYNDSYGHQKGDDCLIGVAAALRAQIHRPDDFLARYGGEEFILILPDTCENGAKKIAEDLRQAVQDMGIIHESSAVSDKVTISAGTATCIPSDGDTAENLVRQADAALYRAKEKGRNCVVSA comes from the coding sequence ATGATAATCAATCATTATGGCATCCGGGCGACACTGCATGAAAGCAGCCGCTCCACAGTTTACAGGGCCATTGATGTGAGAACCGGTCAAAACTGCATCATCAAGCATCTGCGCTCCCATCATCCGGAAGACGTGGTGCGGTATATGCATGAACACAATACGGGCATGCATCTGGCCCTGCATGGTGTTTATGGCGGTTGCAGGCTGGAAAAACACGAAAATACAATCATGCTGGTCTTTGATGATATGGGTGGGCGCTCGCTGGACCATCATATCCTTCAGGGGAACACAGGCCTGAGGGAGGGACTTTTTCTTGCCATCGGCATCACAGAAGCCCTGGAACGGGTCCATAAGGCTCAGGTCATTCATAAGGACATCAATCCGTCCCATATTGTGTGGAATCCGGAAAACGGACTTGTGGAAATCATCGGTTTCAGCAATACCACAATCCTGCCCAGTGAAGAGCCCCGTTTTCACCATACCGAGGGTCTGGGTGGCTCTCTGGCTTACATTTCTCCGGAACAGACGGGCCGGATGAACCGCGATGTGGATTACCGTACGGATTATTATGCGCTGGGCGTTACCCTGTACCAGCTTTTTAGCAGCACCCTGCCCTTTACCGGCAAAGATCCTCTGGAGCTGATCCACTGCCATATTGCCCGTCAGCCACCTGAACTGCATTATCGGAAACCGGGCATCCCCGTAAACCTCTCCCGCATTGTCATGAAGCTTCTGGCAAAAAATCCGGAAGACCGTTATCAGAGCATACCGGGGCTAAGGTCAGACCTTGAAATCTGCCTTGAACAGGTCCGCAAAGGTTATGAAGAATTCTTTGAAATCGGACAGAAAGACGGTATGGAGCGTTTTCAGATCTCCCAGCGCCTTTATGGCCGGAAAAGGGAAGTGGACACGCTGGTTCAGTCCTTTGAGCAGGCCAGTCAGGGGGGCAACTGCAGTGTTTTCATCGGCGGATACTCCGGATGCGGCAAAACCACGCTGGTGAAGGAAATGTACAAACCCATCACCCAGTCATGGGGCTATTTCATCAGGGGAAAGTTTGATCAGCTCCACAGCAGCATTCCCTACAGCGGTATTGTACAGGCATTTTCCGGTCTGATACGTCAGTATCTGGGAATGGGAAAGGAAGCCCAGGAAGCCCGGCGCAACCGACTTATCCGTGCCATGGGATCCTTTGGCCAGATCATGGTGGACCGCCTGCCGGACCTTGAGGACATCATCGGCCCCCAGCCCCCCGTACCGGAAGTGGGAATGGCCGAAGCCAGCAACCGTTTCCATCTGGTTTTTAAAAAATTCCTCATGGCCTGCTGTGAACCAGCCCGCCCCCTCACCCTTTTTCTGGATGATCTGCAGTGGGCGGAACCCTCTTCCCTCTCCCTCATTGAACAGATTGCAGCAGACGATGACATCCAGGATTTTTTTCTCATTGGTGCCTACAGGGACAATGAAGTAAACAAGGCCCACCCCCTTGAAAAAACTATGGAAAATATCCTGAAAAAAAATCCCCTTGCCCGGAAGATACTTCTGGGGCCACTTGGTACGGAAGACATCCGTCAGATGGTGGCGGATACCCTTCACCGTCCGGCAGAAAGCCTGATCAGCCTGACGGATCTTATTTCAGATAAAACCGGAGGCAATCCCTTTTTTGTCAACCAGTTTCTGAAAACCCTGCACGAAGAAAAAAAGCTGTCCTACAATGATCAGGAGCAGGCATGGGACTGGGATATAGAAGGCATACGAAACATGGGAATCACAGGCAATGTGGTGGATCTCATGGTTTCAAGGATTGAAAAACTCCCTCCTCCCACAAGAAACCTTCTATCCAGAGCCGCCTGCATCGGCAATACCTTTACACTGGATCTCCTTGCCATCATTACACAAAGCACAAGGGTTCAGACCTTTAAATATCTTCTTCCGGCTGCTCTCATGGGACTGATTCAACCCCTTTCCCAGCCAGAACCAGCGCCTGATGATGCAGATGCTCCCCCCATGGTCAACCATCACCGTTTTCTCCATGACCGGGTGCAGGAAGCGGCCTACGGACTGATTCCCGAAGAGGCCAAGGCTGTCACCCATCTGGAAACGGGCAGGCTCATGCAGAGCAGTGACCCGGAATTGAAAAGCCTGAATCTTTTTGATGTCACCCGTCACCTCAATGCGGGGATTCCCCTGATAGAGGATGCCGCCGAACGCCTGCGCCTTTGTCAGCTGAACCTGAAGGCCGCCCACAAGGCCAAAGCCGTCAATGCCATTGATGCCGCAGCCCTGCACGCCTCTGCCGGTCTCTCCCTGCTCCCGGAAAAAGCACATGAAAACCATACCAGTCTGTGGCTGGAACTGATGCTGATACAGTCCGACTGCCATGTTTTCCAAGGATATTTTGAGAAGGCCCGTATACTTTTTGACCAGATGCTGGACCATACGAAAGATGAAATGGACCGCTGCCGGGTCCATGAACGTCAGCTTCAGGTATACATCAGCAGCAACCTCATGGAAGAAGCCCTGACCCTCACCACAGGGGTTCTCAGCCGTTGGGGCATTGTCCTCAAAACCGATCCCTCCCATGAAGACCGGGAAATCTTAAACAAGGCTTTCCGGGAACTGATGCAGGGCTGTTCCATAGAAGAGATTCTGGATATTCCAACCATTGACAACCCGCGCATGGAAGCCGCTCTCCGCCTTCTGATGAATACCCTGCCCGCAGCCTACCAGACCCGCAGCCGCAGGCCCTGGTGCATGATCTGCCTGATGACGGCCATGATGAATATCGGCTTAAAATACGGACACTCGGATATCTCTGCCTATGCCTATTCCGCCTATATCTATTGCATCACGGACCAGCACCGGTATGAGGAAGCCTGGCGGTTTGGCAGAATGGCACTTGATCTTAATGATATCATTAAAAATCCCACCATACGGGGCAAGCTCCTCATTTATTTTTCCTGTTATGCCCAGTTCTGGCGAGAGCCATTTTCCAGCTGCGAACCCCTCTGGGAAAAAAGCTACCATGCGGCTCTGGAATCGGGGGATCTCATCCATGTGGCTTTTCTTTTTATGAATAAAATCCCCCTGCGCCTTGCCCAGTCTCCGCCCCTGCCGGAGCTTTATGGGGAAGCCCGTACTGCCGTTGAAATAACGGAAAAAACCAATTACCTTCTGGTACAGTATATCGTTGAGATGAATTTCAACCTCATCTCGAACCTCATGGGCCGGACGGGCAATCCGGAAAGTTTTGATACGGAAAGGCTTACGGAAAAAAAGTATCTGGACTTCATGGAAAGGGAAAACAATTCCATGGGCATGGCCTATTACCATGCTGCCCGGCTGATTTCTGCCTCGTATTTCAACAGATGGCAGGAGGCCATCCACCACGGTGAGGCCTTTGAAAAGGTCATGCTTTCCGTACCCGGCATGATGATCATGGCAGAACACGGTTTTTATTTTGCCCTTGCCATTGCCGCAGAATTTAAGAATATTCCAAAAAATCAGCAGACATATTATGCGGATAAATTTGCCCTTTATGCGGAAAACAACCACATCTGGTCTGACAACTGCCCTGAAAACTTTCTCTGCCGCCACCTTCTCCTACAGGCGGAAAAGGCCAGACTTGCAGGTGATACAGATGCAGCCCATGGCCTTTATAAAAAGGCCGCTGAAGATGCCAGAAACAACGGCTTTTTAAACATCGAAGCCCTGTGCAATGAAGCAGCGGCCCGATTCTGGCTGGAAAAGGATTTCATCAAATATGCCGCCATCCACATCAAAGACGCCATGCTGGGTTATCAACTCTGGGGAGCAGATGCCAAGGTTCTTGAACTCCGCCGCCATTTTCCCCATATGGATCAAAACCGTTTTCCCGGAGATCCGGCATCAAAACCCAGCCTGAATACCGACCTTATCCCGGACACCAGACTTCTGGATCTGGATGCCATCCTCCGGGCAACACGGGCCATTTCCGGTGAAATTGTACTGGACAGACTACTCCAGACCCTGATGACCACTATGTTGGAAAGTGCCGGAGCAGAGTCTGCCCTGCTGCTGACCCCAAAGGCAGGCGGGGGATTCCGCATTGAGGCCCATGCCCATACCCGGTGGAAAGAGGGCAGCTACGCAAGCCTTGTCACACTGACACCGGATAAAAACACCCTTTCTTCCTACCCTTTAAGTCTGGCACAGTATGTGGCCCAGTCCGGCCACCATATATCTCTGGACAATGCCAGAATGGATCACGATTTTTCCAGCGACGCCTACATCCTCACCCAGCAGCCCCTTTCCGTCTTCTGCCTGCCCATCATAAGACAGTCCAAGCTTCTGGGGGTGCTGTATCTGGAAAACAATCTCACATCAGGGGCCTTTCACGAAAAGCACATTAGCCTTCTAACCACCCTCTGCTCCCAGGCTGCCATCTCCATTGAAAATGCAAAGCTCTATGAACAGGTACAGGAATATTCAAAAACCCTGGAAGAACGGGTGGCGGAACGCACGGAAAAACTCGAAGAACTCAACCGCCGTCTCCGGGATCTGGCCCATCAGGATGGCCTGACGGGTGTTGGCAACCGCCGCCACTGCGATGTCTGCCTTGAACAGGCATGGACATCCATGAAACGCCAGAAAAAACCCCTGAGTATCATTATGTGTGATGTGGATTTTTTTAAGAACTACAATGACAGCTATGGTCACCAGAAAGGCGACGACTGTCTCATTGGCGTGGCTGCGGCCCTGCGGGCACAGATCCACAGGCCCGATGATTTCCTTGCGCGTTATGGCGGGGAGGAATTTATCCTGATTCTGCCGGACACCTGTGAAAATGGAGCAAAAAAAATTGCCGAAGACCTGCGGCAGGCGGTACAGGATATGGGAATCATCCATGAAAGTTCTGCCGTTTCAGACAAAGTTACCATCAGTGCCGGTACGGCCACCTGCATTCCATCGGATGGGGATACGGCGGAAAATCTTGTGCGTCAGGCGGATGCGGCCCTTTACCGGGCCAAGGAAAAGGGCCGGAACTGTGTTGTTTCTGCCTGA
- a CDS encoding phage integrase N-terminal SAM-like domain-containing protein: MNQQEQKRFNRLYENHLKTLKLQGKAQKTIEAYARAVRRVSSHFDCCPDNLSPERTCRTILQIW; this comes from the coding sequence ATGAACCAGCAGGAACAGAAACGATTCAACAGGCTTTACGAGAATCATCTGAAAACCCTGAAACTTCAGGGCAAAGCCCAAAAAACCATTGAAGCCTATGCCAGAGCGGTACGCAGAGTCAGCAGTCACTTTGACTGTTGCCCGGACAATCTCAGCCCTGAGAGAACCTGCAGGACTATTTTGCAGATCTGGTAG